One window from the genome of Candidatus Hydrogenedentota bacterium encodes:
- a CDS encoding 2'-5' RNA ligase family protein: protein MGFAVELSFDVEADTAVRRLWERLEEHNISDVLPSIGACPHISLAVFDSVDPDRLGPELKQFAAEEKCIETRFGAVGIFPSEDGVVFLAPVVTRELLEMHARFHDRIAALGIQSLEHYQPGNWNPHCTAALDLPHGSVPRAVEACYHGHIFIPVRLQAVQLIEFRPVVTLCSFSLKDASL from the coding sequence GTGGGATTTGCAGTAGAGCTTTCGTTCGATGTCGAGGCCGATACCGCCGTGCGCAGATTGTGGGAGCGGTTGGAAGAACACAACATCTCCGATGTGTTGCCTTCGATCGGGGCCTGTCCACACATCAGTCTGGCCGTCTTCGATTCGGTCGATCCGGATAGGCTTGGACCTGAACTCAAACAATTCGCCGCTGAAGAAAAGTGCATCGAGACGCGCTTCGGCGCCGTTGGGATCTTTCCCAGCGAAGACGGCGTGGTGTTTCTCGCCCCGGTGGTGACGCGCGAACTGCTTGAGATGCACGCGCGATTTCACGACCGGATCGCCGCGCTCGGGATTCAATCGCTTGAACACTACCAGCCCGGCAACTGGAACCCTCACTGCACGGCCGCACTCGATCTTCCTCACGGTTCCGTGCCGCGCGCCGTCGAAGCATGCTACCACGGCCACATTTTCATTCCCGTCCGTCTACAGGCGGTGCAACTCATCGAGTTCCGCCCCGTCGTGACCCTCTGTTCGTTCTCGTTGAAGGACGCCAGCTTATGA